From the genome of Podarcis muralis chromosome 3, rPodMur119.hap1.1, whole genome shotgun sequence:
TTGAAAGAGAGCATATTAGCACACTTTAAACAGGCAAAAGGGGAGAGTCGTCAAGCAAATATACTGGCCTTTTGAAACCTGTGGTTTCCCCAAGATAAGTGAAATGGCTCAGTTTAGAACCACTTTTACCCCCTACGCAAGATGTTTCGCTGATAATTCTGCATTCCTCTGATGTTTCTCCTTCCATGTGCCATTCAAAATTttgtttcagattaaaactgcaagcAAATCCAGCCCGTTTAAGTAAACTTCGTTCACTGGGTGTAGTTTCTACACCACTCCCAGCAGAATTTCCAGTGCAGGTGAAAGACAGACGGCACTCACAGTACAGATGGCACCCACAATTTCCATTCATTTTCTCTCTGTAAAAGGATATAGGGAACCATCTCCAAAATGTTATTAGGCCGAAAAACTTTTAATCCCTTTGAGCAGGAAACTCAGAAGTATGCATTACACAATTTTTGGAGGCAATTCTGTTTCAGGCATGAGCTGCTCCCATCAAAACAAGGATGTGTGttttcgggggtggggggcagggactaAAGTGGGAGTTTGCACAGGGTAATTTGCataactgcgggaggtagtggaggacagaggtgcctggcgtgctctggtccatggggtcatgaagagtcggacacgactaaacaacaaatttgcATTAGAAAATGTTCTGATGCTGGCTGCTCTAGAGAGCcatccaattaataataataaataataataataataataataataataataataataataataataataatttatttatgccctgcccatctggctgggtttccccagccactctgggcggcttccaacaaaacactaaaatacaatttaagcatgcttgttttatttgtatttagtaaacaaagctaaaagtTTGAGAAGCTGCTTACTTGCACAGGTATATGTGGCTAGACTCCAAGTCGTGGCACTCACTTGCCCAGAATCTCTCGTCCGCCAAAGATATCGAAGCTGCACAAGTTTACTTGCAGCGCTGATTACAGTGCTTAAGTTCTGCAGGGAAGAAAAAGGGATAGAGTGGGAAGTAGTGGGTGTGGTGGAAAACTGCCCCAATTCAGGATAAATCAGCTGCTTTGGAGAGTTTTAAGCTGAGATTTAAATCTACTCTGAACTTCTTCTGAAGACTTAACAGCTCAATCGCaaccacgtctactcagaagtaagttgtactgaattcagtggtgctAACTCCTAGGTAAATGGGGCTAGAATTGCAAACCTAGGAGTGAATATTTTGCTTAATCccaaacatttaaaatacaaacatagtCAATCTCAGCCCCTCTCCAATCTTGTGAAGTCTACCTATAACTTTGTAGTAGTACAGATTCAGCTCTCTTTATTTAAAATCAAAACTTGTAATTTAGGAAAGCCAGCTGCAATCTGAATGGCTCTTTCAACACTCATAGAGGCAAGAAATGGAATAAAGAATTTGTTAAAATGGCTTGGCTCAGCAAAGGTTTCACTTGTCATAGATAGCTTAAGCTCCTCGTTTTCCATAAGCAGCAGGAGAATGAGCCTATGAGTGATTTTCAGGAGTAAGAAACGCTGCAGCAATGCCCAGCAATTGGGGAGAAGTATCTGACGAGGGGGCCGCTGCGgcttagaccacagagcctaggacttgccgatcagaaggtcggcgattcgaatccccgcgacagggtgagctcctgttgctcggtcccagctcctgccaacctagcagttcgaaagcacgtcaaagtgcaagtagataaataggtaccgctccggtgggaaggtaaacggcgtttccatgcgcttctctggttcgccagaagcggcttagtcatgctggccatatgacccggaagctgtacgccggctccctcggccaataaagcgagttgagcgccgcaaccccagtcgtccgcaactggacctaacagtcaggggtccctttacctttctgacTCATGGGAGGCCCATTCTCTAGTAAGCACACACACTTTTAATTCCACACTCCTTGGGGCTCAGTTTAAAACACTAGTCCTCAGGTGACCACAGGAAGAGTAGTTAATTTTAACAAGAAATATGCATAAATGTTTTataatataccatattttcccatgtataagactaggttttccccctaaaaaataatgtcaaaaattaaggGACATCTTATATATGGATATTGCTGAGGGTGGACTGTGTatttttgagtcccccaaaatagggggcatcttatacatggggaagtcttatagactgaaaaatacggtatatcttaatccaggtgaagggggggggagggagagagaagataaTGGTGCGTTCAACAGCCAGGTCACTAGGTTCTGGCTTTccagtccaccaccttcccacaGTACACATGAAAACTTTACACCAAGAACTGGAACCATTCAACAATTGTTTCCCAAATTTGCGgtctgttttcagactacaattcccatcatccctgaccactggtcttgctagctagggatgatgggagttgtagtccaaaaacagctggagacccaagtttgggaaacactgcattaaacAAAAGAGACTTTGCTGAGCATGATGTGCATGCCAAGCTTATGACTCAACTGGCCCATGAGAAGCTTGTGGGCTGGCAGCAAGAAATTCAAATCTACTTTGCCCCTCCCTGTTCTTTTTACTTCCTGCCACACTGAGCTATGCCAtgctttggcttagtgtgtcatccgAACCTGGGCTTATGTTCCAGCTCTTTCCTTGCTAACCATGAACTGTAGCCACTGTCTATTATTCAGCGTGTGGTTAACAAGGAAAGAGCTTAACCAACCTGGGTTAGCTCAGTGTGGTGcagaattttaaaaagtcaaaagtGGCTGTAAGCTTTCCTCTGGAAGCCTGCGCGTTCACGCAATCTGGGtgagccaaagtttggcttaCCGTGCTGTGCAAACCAGGCAATAGGCGCGTTCCTTCCAACTACTTACCATAGCCAGGTCCACTATCCATTTCTGCAGGGTTAGCATGTACCATCCTGCCACAAATCTAATCTTGAGGTTAAGTTGCATAAGGATGATGGCAATCAGGTGGACATTGGGTTAAATGCATTGTAATCATTGGGTTAAATGCATTTACACCCTGTCTTTCCAGGTCAAGAAATGTAGCTTCTCAAGGTAGCTTAAGGAATGAATTAAAAGCCAATTAAGGAATTACTAAATTGCAAAGGTAGCTAGTAAAAATCACCACATAGGGTTTCTAACCCCAAGGCTGTAAATTGTGTGATTGGATACACCACTCAGGCAGCCATCTTGTGAGCTACGCCTCCCAGGCAGCCATTTTGCTCTGGTCCCCAAAACAcactcaaaattccaaatgtaccCATAGGCCCAAAAAGGATGAAGATCATGCTGTAAAAGATAGGCAATGCCTCATCATGCCAGAACCCAGAATGGAATTTGGACAGGGTGCTCATTTGAGGGGATGGGGTTAAATTACCCCTTGTCCCTGACAAtaagcaaaataagcaaattATGAAAATATTCTTATGTGCAATTTATACAGGTTGCTCTACCCTGGTACAGAGTTTTGATTTTAATTATAAGCACAGCACATAAGCTAAAAATAAAAGAATCCCAGGAGTTAAAAGAAAGGCTGTTCATGCTGGACCTGAACTTTTCCCACAAAGTCCTTATATTCCATTACAGTGAATCAATTGCAAATGCCACACCTTAATCCACCAGAAAACACCTGAATAAGAACCTGGAAAATGTGCACATCACATCAGGAATGTGTGCTGGAAAACAGTTGCTTCATTCAAGAAGATGGAATACAAAAAGAACCGGCAGAAATGCTATATAAATGGAAATGAGCAAACAGATAGTTAAAAGGATACATGGCTGTGTAAGGCAAAGCATGCTTCATTTTGCCACCGTAATGCAGAACAAATAGCAAAAGAATGACATCTGAAACACAACAAACGAAAACGTTGATCGTGAGCGAGAGAAACAAATGATGCTGCAATATTGGTGGGTAGGAGCAATGTATTACCTTGCACAATGATGATAGGATATTCTATATACGTCGGCAGAGGATAATTGTAGTAACTCATATACCGCAGGCATACGAGGAAGCTGAAAGGGAAAGGTACAATTTCACTTTGCACCTTAACCGCTCGTGAtctcctaaatccacctctgatagGGGTCAGTTACAGAGGGCAAGACATGACTTAGCCCTTAATAACACAGGGCATGAATAAACCTAGTAATATCTGTGGGTTACGAAGCACAACTGCACTGGAGCACAGAAGGGCTGCGTGGTACaagctatacctttaaagcacattcgttccctcaaagaattctgggcactgtagtccaaCCTTCAGCGTTCTATTTCCCAGCAATCCTGaaactacagcgcccagaattctttgagaggaaGAATGTTTCGCTTGTGGTTAATAGGtacagtgtgtacacacacacagctaatGATTTATTATTGCTGTTTTTGCTTTCTGTGTTTTATTAGCAGGGCTGTGGTTGTAAAGTCCACAACACTGGAATAAGGCGACTATTCTGTGCAAAACAACCTTAGAAGTACCCACCCAACCTTAAAAGAAGAGATTTATTAAAACAGACCATATATTTTAAATTCTGTACATAAAATACATACATTGGGCCTTGTGGGAAAACCACACCTTCTGCTCCAGAGAGCTCAATCCATACTGTATAGAAGAGGCTACCTGGAGCCAGTCTGCGATACAGGGAATGAAATCTGCATATGCTCAACGATACTACTTgttacttcatttatttattttttcaaagttgcccaaagaagggaaaagaaaagaaaagccgtTTCATCATGCAATTTAAAGCTATGTTTACGTCTCTTGAAAACAGGAGCCAGGGCTCACATTTCTCTTCCGTTTTCAAAAACGGGCTCAGCCCTGGAACTTTTGAATCATCTGGTAGGAGGCAGGCCACACATGATAcagcaatcatagaattgtggagttggaagggtaccccaacggtcatctagtctgaccccatgAAATGCAAGAATGCAGTTGAGTAATCCTGAGAGGACACAGCGCTTGAAGACGAGACCCGCCCGGGAACCCGACCTGTGCCAACTTGAGTTGAAAGCTTCTCAGGAAATGAAAACATAACCGGGAGTGCCTTGCCTCTGGGCGTGTTCAgagtgctttccccctcccctcgcgTGCTTTAGCGCCAGGAAACTCTCAAGAAGGAAACGGGAGTTCTCCCTCCTCCGAAACCCAAGAGAAAACGAAGCCCAGAACTTAAAAAGATCCCTTTACTTGCccactcagttccagcaccaaaCTCTCCAGGCTGACTCCCCGGGCTGACTTGGCAGCCAGCAAGGCGGCTCCCTGCGGCACTTTGAGCACCCCGCAAACCAGGATCGTGCTCCAGTTGGCCACGTCCAGCAGCAGCGACTCCGACCCCATGGCGATGCCCCCTTTCCTCCGCCCCCGAAAGATGCTGCTGATGCAGCAGCCCCCGCCGCCTGCTCGTCTTCCGCCGCCCTGGAGCGAGGGAAGGAAAACGCC
Proteins encoded in this window:
- the SLC66A3 gene encoding solute carrier family 66 member 3 isoform X1 → MGSESLLLDVANWSTILVCGVLKVPQGAALLAAKSARGVSLESLVLELSGFLVCLRYMSYYNYPLPTYIEYPIIIVQDVILLLFVLHYGGKMKHALPYTAIFVAGWYMLTLQKWIVDLAMNLSTVISAASKLVQLRYLWRTRDSGQVSATTWSLATYTCATRIFTTVMTTKDVTVLVRFIVMMALNIWVTATILHYRKPAKKSD
- the SLC66A3 gene encoding solute carrier family 66 member 3 isoform X2 produces the protein MGSESLLLDVANWSTILVCGVLKVPQGAALLAAKSARGVSLESLVLELSGFLVCLRYMSYYNYPLPTYIEYPIIIVQDVILLLFVLHYGGKMKHALPYTAIYLEKLHFLTWKDRV